One Natrinema marinum genomic window carries:
- a CDS encoding polysaccharide deacetylase family protein: MTNRNRRSFVTSVAAAGTLGLAGCLSQVREWGSGDGDPTASGPRPNGTTDRTDADDLPTLPGESLDDFESLEEWTAMIDGGKLGAETTAPYAGSQSAHLSADPDTEYAAAYTVTDGLDLRGTALSLAVRFTGREQLHIELELYAPNSRNVYALERTLTGPRDRWTRVDFGTGGIEGQPDLADVRRIQLTARRRGTTSGPLDCSIDDLRVVDRPETGRVMFLFDGTLASHHATAFELMQPYGFAGVEAVIPEAVGQDGRLTIDELAALDDAGWDMAARPRTGAHFLDEFAATKQEGLIRQTKAYLEHHGFEDGARHFVTPRNILSPTARDLVEQYHEQAFRFGGSPNGLPVTDPYNVGFFAGDAGEVTNRYVDYAAEYGQLAVLQFDYFGEDGISEGTFERVLEYVAERDVDVVTATDLLDA, encoded by the coding sequence GCGGGGACGGCGACCCGACCGCGTCCGGACCGCGGCCGAACGGGACCACCGATAGAACCGATGCCGACGACCTGCCGACCCTGCCGGGGGAATCGCTCGACGACTTCGAATCTCTCGAGGAGTGGACCGCGATGATCGACGGCGGAAAACTCGGCGCCGAGACGACGGCCCCGTACGCGGGATCGCAGTCGGCCCACCTCTCGGCGGATCCGGACACCGAGTACGCCGCCGCCTACACCGTCACCGACGGGCTGGACCTGCGCGGAACGGCCCTCTCGCTCGCGGTGCGATTCACCGGCCGCGAGCAGCTCCACATCGAGCTCGAGTTGTACGCGCCGAACTCGCGCAACGTCTACGCCCTGGAACGGACGCTTACGGGTCCACGGGACCGCTGGACTCGCGTCGACTTCGGTACCGGCGGGATCGAAGGCCAGCCCGACCTCGCGGACGTCCGTCGGATTCAGCTCACTGCCCGCCGCCGTGGCACCACGTCCGGGCCGCTCGACTGTTCGATCGACGACCTGCGCGTCGTCGACCGGCCCGAGACCGGGCGCGTCATGTTCCTGTTCGACGGGACGCTGGCGAGCCACCACGCGACCGCGTTCGAGCTGATGCAGCCGTACGGCTTTGCGGGCGTCGAGGCGGTCATCCCCGAAGCCGTCGGTCAGGACGGCAGACTCACGATCGACGAACTCGCCGCACTCGACGACGCCGGCTGGGACATGGCGGCCCGGCCGCGGACCGGCGCGCACTTCCTCGACGAGTTCGCCGCCACGAAACAGGAGGGGCTGATCCGACAGACGAAGGCCTACCTCGAGCACCACGGCTTCGAAGACGGCGCGAGACACTTCGTCACGCCCCGAAATATCCTCAGCCCGACCGCTCGCGACCTCGTCGAGCAGTATCACGAGCAAGCGTTCCGATTCGGCGGCAGTCCGAACGGACTGCCGGTCACGGACCCGTACAACGTCGGCTTCTTCGCCGGCGACGCCGGCGAGGTGACGAATCGGTACGTCGACTACGCCGCCGAATACGGCCAGCTCGCGGTGTTGCAGTTCGATTACTTCGGCGAGGACGGCATCAGCGAGGGCACGTTCGAACGCGTCCTCGAGTACGTCGCCGAACGGGACGTCGATGTCGTGACCGCGACTGACCTGTTAGACGCTTAG